TTGCCCTGCATCAGTTGGTTAGCCTGCTTCACAATTGCTGGGTCTGGCGCATAGCCCTCTGGCCCAGCGATATGCACGTTCATCCCCACCATGGCGCAGCCCAGCAGTAGAGAATGGGCGACGTTGTTGCCGTCACCTAGGTAGGTCAGGGTCAATCCCTGTAGGGCGCCAAACTCTTCTTGAATGGTCAGCAGGTCGGCCAAGATCTGGCAGGGGTGCTCCAGATCAGTCAAGGCGTTGATCACGGGAATCGAGGCGTAGTCAGCAAATTCTTGAATCTCGGCCTGGTCAAAGGTGCGAATGGCTACCACATCTAAGTAGCGATCGAGCACTCGGGCAGTATCACTGGTAGGCTCACCCCGGCTCACCTGGGTCACCCCAGAATGTAAATCGAGCACCTGTCCACCCAGCTGATACATGGCCACCGAAAAGCTGACGCGAGTGCGAGTCGATGCTTTGCGAAACAGGAGGCCCAGCACCTTCTGAGGAAATTGAGGATGGTGTTTACCAGCCTTCAGCTCAGCGGCAAAGGTCAAAAGTTCTAGCAGCTCATCGACACTCAGATCACTCAGGCTTAGCAGGTCGCGCCCGCTCAGGGGTGGTGTGGACATGGGCAAGCATTCGTAAAAATAAGACACTAGCAGATTATGGGGAAGCCTCTCCCCGGTCTGTATCGACAGGGGCAAAAGATTGTCATCGGGGGCCTGCTGGGGCTGTGAAGGCGATCTCAGTACAGATGTGCCGCCCCCTTAAGTCTGCACTATGATTGGGGCATCGCATTTGCCGTGGTAGTTTTGCCCTTTAGCCGGAGTGTTTTAGGGACGATCTATCGCCTTTCATTTGCCACCTTGTTACCCCTGCACATTTATGATTAGCGCGGTTATTCCTCCTCAACCACAGGTGTTGCCCCAGGGGCCTCTGCTTCAGCCGCCCTCAGTGAAAGAACGGGCAGCGGCAGGATACTTTCGCGACATTGCCCTGTGGCTCAATCAACCCCTAACTCCTCACGGTATTTTTGTGCAGGTGCAAGCCGATCGCCCCGGCTGCCTACAGCTAGTGGTGGAATTTCGGCAGCCACCGGTTAAAGACCGGCTGCTGCGGTTTCTGTGTCACCGCGTTTGGCTGCTCAATTCAGAGCTAATCGAAGGGATTTGGGTGGTTGCTCGCCCCTTAGGGCACCGTCGAGTGCTTTGGCAGCAGCGCGTCAAGATTGTCACCCCGGCTCTAAAGCGCCGCCAGAGCGAACTCAAGGCCCAGGCCCAGCGCCAGGCCGCATTGGCCATGCCACCCAAAATTCGGCCGCCGCGCCCGAGCCCGACTAAAACGCTGTCGCGGCAGCGTCTACAAACCCTACGCGCTTTTGTATTGTCGGGGTCGGCGGTAGCGGCCTTCGTCATGGGCTGTCTGTTCGAAGTAATTGTTTCTGCACCATCGCCGTCGCTGCCTCAGTTCTCAGCCCAGACCGAGGTGCTGCCTGAGACTGAGTTAGATCAAGGCGCTCCAGTAGCACCCGCAGCCCTCAGGGATTCTGGTGAGGGCAAGCCTGTCTCTGCCCCCGCCAGAAATGCAGCCGGTGGCAATGGCAACCGCTCTACGGTGGTCGATACGGCCCTTGAGCCCGTGGGTGTAATTACTCATCAAGCTGTCACACCTGCTCCTGCCGATGACGTCACTCTGTTGTTTGGGGGCGACATCTCTTTAGAGGACATTGCCCCAGAAAGCCTGACGGCTCCTGGAGGATTCTTTGCTGACGTTGTCGAATATGGCCAAGCTGATTTAGCCCTGGTGAATTTGGCTACCCCTCTAGCTACGGCGGCCACCAACCTTCAAGAGGGGCTGCGGCAGCAGACCCGTATCGATGCCGTCGATTTGTTAGTGAATAGCGGCGTAGACGTTGTCAACCTCACCCACAGTAGCCTGATGGACTACGGGGCTGAGGGCCTTGATGAAACACTCACCACTCTAGATAGTAAAGGGCTTTACCGCATTGGTGCCGGGCGCAACGCCCTCGAAGCCCGCCGCCCAGAGGTGCTCGATGTCAAGGGTAAACGCATTGCTTATCTGAGCTATGCCATGGGGGGGAACAACGCGGCCCATGATACCGATGTGCTCAAGGAACGCGCTGGGGCTAGCGATAAGGCGATCGCCAAGGAAGTGGAGACCTTTAAGGCTGCCACAGCCTTTAAAGACAGGGCTGGGTTTAACGCGCAAAACATGCCCGAAATAGTTGCCGACATTCAAGCCCTGCGCGACGAGGTTGATTGGATTGTCGTGAACTTTCGCTGGGTTGACCACTTAGGCGAACAACCCAATTTTATGCAAACCAACCTGGCCCGCCTGGCCATTGATCAGGGTGCTGACGTAGTAGTGGGCTACCATCCCACCGTGATTCAGGGGGGTGAGATCTACAAGGGGCGGCCTATTGCCTACTCCCTGGGCGACTTCGTATTTCGTCCTGACGAGCCCCTCGAAAACCAGGACTCAGCGGTGCTCAAAGTTGGGCTCAAAGACGATCAGATGCGGGTTGAGCTGGTGCCGGTGCGGGTACAAGACTCGCATCCCAAAACCCTCAGCGGCAAGGACAGTCAGCAGGTGCTCCAGCGCATTGAGCAGGCATCATCGCAGTTTGACAAACCGCTCAAGTCACCCGTTGTGCTTGACCTTAAAACCCAGGAAGCACCGCCAGAAACCGTCAACGACCCCAACAGCCCCTTTGTATCACCCGATGCGGAGGACGTTCTGCCGGTGGAGCTGGAGGCCGAACCGACACCGGAGCCCAAGGACCAACTGGAAGACGAGACTGAGTCCAAGGACATCCTGGAGGATTCAGCTGCTCCTGCCAACTCGGATACCCCTGAGGCTCTTGAGGACAGCAGTGAGCCTGCCAACATAGAGCAGCCTGCGCCAGATTTAGAGATAGGCCCAGAGACAGATCAATCCTCTCCTGCCGGGCCAGAATCCCTGGAGATGGAGGTTGAGTTTGAGGGCGACCTGGAAGAGTGGGGACCTAAGGTTTCACCAGAGCAACAGGAGTTTAAGCCTGTGCCGCCCGAACGCAGCGGCGGCACTTCGCAAAGCGCTCGGGAGCCCGTTCAGAACGAGTCGCCCTCTAAGAGCCGCCCCAGTGAGGTTCCAGTACCGTTGCCTTCCCCAATCCGGGTGAAGGTTGAGCCCGTTGCGACAGCACCATTGGTTGCACCCCAGCCCGCCGTTCTGACGGATGACGCTAAGGTCGACGCCTGGTCCGACACCATACCTGAGACCCCAATCCCTACCCTAGGTGAATAACGTGCAGATAGGGACTTTATAGCTCTAGTAAAAAGCCCATAAACAGCTGTGGCCAAAGCACTGGATGACAGAGAGCTGTGGTAACGTCTAGGCATTGTGCCCCTGAGGTGCCCTGTGTTTGCCGTTGCCTTAAAAGCAGATCCCCACTCCACCTATGTGCTGTCAGATACTGACACCGGCACCCGGTTAGAACTGGTGCCCGATCGCGGCGGCATTGCCACCCGCTGGCAGGTAGAGGGGCAGGATATTTTTTATTTTGATGGCGATCGCTTCGCCAATCCCGAACTGTCGGTGCGGGGCGGTATTCCCATCCTGTTTCCCATCTGCGGCAATCTGCCCGATAACCAGTACGAGCTAGATGGTCAGACCTACAGCCTGAAGCAGCACGGCTTTGCCCGCGACTTGCCCTGGCAGGTGACTCAGCAGGATGTGACTGAGTCGGCCAGCCTCACTCTAGAACTTGCCAGCAGCGAAGCCACCCTGGCGCAATATCCCTTTGCGTTCAAATTAGCCTTCACCTTTAAGCTGCGGGGTCACAGTCTAGAGTTGCAGCAGCAGTTCACCAACCTCTCGGCTCGGCCCATGCCTTTTTCTACCGGGCTGCACCCTTATTTTTTGGTAGAAGATAAATCCCAGCTAGAGTTTGAAATTCCTTCAACAGAATTCCGCAACCACTTGACAGGCGGGGTTGAAACTTTTGAGGGCAGCTTTGACTTTGGCCAAGGCGAGATTGACCTGGCTTTTCAGAACCTAACGGCTTCAGCCGCTACGGTCACTGACCACTACCTCAAGCGACGGCTCACCCTGTCCTGGAGTGGCGACTACACCAAGCTGGTGTTTTGGACAGTGAAAGGCAAAGACTACTACTGCCTGGAGCCCTGGACAGCTCCCCGCAATTCTCTCAATACGGGAGAAAACCTGTTGATCATAGAACCAGAACAGACTTTAGAAACCAACGTGCGCATGGCGATCGCGTTTCTGTAGCTGGCTGAATCGCCAGCTTGCAGGCTGACAAGATTGTCTACTTAGTCAGACTTTGTGCTCTCAAACTTTTCTTCTACTGTAACGGTGATGATGGGCGGAGATGCTGGAAAGACAGGCGATCCCCGCTACCGGCAGGAGGCAACAAGATCCGCTAAAATGTGCTTCTGCCTGGGGGTAACTACCCGCCGGGAGACTTTCCCCGCATAGGCTGGCTCTATGACCCAACTCAATAACGGCATTACGCTATTTTTTAGCTTGCTGGTCGAGGCCATGCCCTTTCTACTGCTGGGGGTGATGTTTTCCAGCGTGCTGCTGCTGTTTGTCGATGAGCAAAAGCTGCTGGCGGTCATTCCTAAAAACGTGGTGCTTGCGGCGCTGGCAGGCAGCTTAATTGGCTTTCTGTTTCCAGTTTGTGAGTGCGGCAACATTCCTGTGGCTCGACGGCTGTTAACCAAGGGCGCACCGACGGCGGTAGCGATCGGGTTTTTGCTAGCGGCCCCCACGGTGAACCCGGTGGTATTCTGGGCCACCTGGATTGCCTTTCGCGACCAGCCCGAAATTGTATTTTTACGGGTAGGCTTTACTTTGATTGTGGCGGTGACTATCGCTTTAATCTTTAGCGCCCAGGCCGATGTGCGGCCCTTTTTGCAGGACAGCCTCACCCGCATGATGGGGGAGCCTGAGCCTGCCACACCAGTCCCAGCGGAGGCGGAGATTTCACCGCTGCTAAAATCTGGCACCTTTTTAATGCAGTCACCAGGGCAGGTGCTTCAGCTCGATGCCCCACCCGCCCAGGTGCTAGCTCAGGTAGCCGTTGCCGCGCCGCCCATGGTCACTCGACTGCGAATGATGGTTGACAACATGGTGCTAGAGCTGCGGGAGTTAGGGGCGGTGCTGGTGATCGGCAGTGCGATCGCCGCTTTTGTCCAAGTCGCCGTTCCCCGCGAGGTCATCCTAGGTTTGGGCCAGGGCCCTGTGACCTCAATTGTGGCGATGATGGCCCTGGCCTGGGTAGTGTCAATCTGCTCGACGGTCGATTCATTCTTTGCCCTGTCGTTTGCCTCCACCTTTACCAGCGGTTCCCTGCTGGCATTTTTAGTGTTTGGTCCCATGATCGATCTCAAAAACATCAGTCTGCTGCTGACGGTGTTTAAAGGGCGGGCCATTCTTTATCTATTTGTGCTGGCGGCTCAGCTGGTATTCTTGCTGGCTCTGGTAATGAATCTCTATACCAGTTGAGGACGCCCCAAGCTGCTGCCCTTGGATACAGCTAAGGGTCAAGGTGTAACGAGTAACTCGTTTTTTCCATTGCGAATGCCTATTTTCTTCTGGCAATTATGACCTCAACGCCTAGTTCTAATGGTTTGCGCGCCTCTAGACAGCGATCGGTGCCCTGGCAGGCTCTGGTGGATGCCGCCATGCTGCTGCTGTGGGGGCTAATGCTGCTGCGCTTTACGGTGACGGGGAAACTCTACCTGCTGCTGCACCCCGATTACATGTGGCTGGCTCATCTGGCCATGGTGCTGCTGTTGGCCATGGGAGTGAGCCGTCTGGTACAGGTGGGGCTTAGCTACCGCCAGGGAACCGGGCAAACCATTCGCAGTCAAGAACATACGGCTCTGCTGCCGCGACAGTTTAGCGTGGCTCTGCTGATTGCCATCGCCGTGTTTGGGCTGGTTTACACGCCGCGCCCCTTTGCCAGTGAGACTGCCTTTCAGCGGGGCATTACCGATGTGCTGGGTCAGACGCGATCGCGGCCCCAGCGATTTTCCCTCGGCGGCGCGTCTGAGGAGCGCACCATTGTCGACTGGGTACGCACCCTCAACGTCTACCCTGAGCCCGATGCCTACGCGGGCCAGACCGCCCAGGTAAGTGGGTTTGTCACCCATATTCCCGGCTGGCCCGACGAGTTTGTGATGATTTCGCGGTTTGTGCTCACCTGCTGCGCTGCCGATGCCTACCCCGTTGGTCTGCCGGTAGAGCTGCCCGCTGGCACCGCCCGGCCCGCCCCCGACACCTGGCTTGAGGTCAAGGGCAAAATGCAAACCAGCACCCTCGACGGCAAACGCCAGCTTGTCATTGGCGACCCCACCCTGACCGAAATCCCTGAACCCCGCACCCCCTACGAATATTAGCCATGGCCCGTCGCCGCTCTCGTCGCTCTCGCTCCCAACCCCTTGATCGCCTGGCAACGATGATCATTGCTGGTCTCTCGCTGACCCTGGGGCTGTTGATACTCTCGGGCGACCACGCCACAGCGCGGGTGCGCGACTTTACCTGGCAAGACCGCCAGGTGGGGGCCGAAGACCAGGCCTTTTTGCTCACCTTCAGCCGCCCCATGGATGTGGCTAGCGTGGAGCAAAATCTCACTCTAGACCCACCCCTGCCGGGCAAGGTGAGCTGGGCAGGACGGCGCATGGCCTACACTCTGACCGAACCACTACCCTATGGGGAAACGTTCAGCGTCAGGTTGAAGGGCGCGCGCGATCGCTACGCCGCAGCCACTGATGGCTCTAGCCGATTTGAGCCCTTTCAGAGCCAGTTTGAAACTCGCCCCCGCGCCTTTTTATACATTGGGGCCGAGGGTGACGAAGCCAATCGCCTAGTGCTGGCCGACTTAAGCCGCCAGGAGCGCACTATTCTAACCCCAAAAAACCTGTCGGTGATGACCTTTAAGCCCTACCCGCTGGGCGACAAGGTGCTCTTTTCGGCCAGCGACACTAGCCAGGCCGGTAGCCTGCTCAACCAGCAAATTTACACCGTCACCACGGGCCTCACGCCCCGCCCGCCCATCGACTTTGCCGCCCAGCGCCCGCCCCTATGGCAGCAGCTCTGGCCCCAGAAAAAAGCCACTCCATCAGGGGAAACCACCCTGGTGCTCGACAACAGCGCCTACCAAAACCTCAAGTTTGACCTCTCCACTGACGGGCAGACCATTGTGGTGCAGCGGGTCAACCAGCAAAACCCCGCCGATTTTGGTCCCTGGATTGTGCGCCAGGGTGCCGATCCTCAGCCCATTGAAACCGAACCCGGCGGCGATTTCTTAATTGCCCCGGACAGCCAGTCGCTGCTGCTGCTCCAGGGCCAGGGCACCGCCATTATCGATCTGGGCTCAGAGAAAGCTCGCGGTCCCAGTCAGCCCCTTGACTTTCTGCCCAACTACGGGCGAGTGCTCGATCTGGCCGCCGATGGTTCGGCTGCCGCCATGGTCAATTTCAACCAGGATGACCCCAAGAAGCGTTTTACCGAATCGCTGTTTTTAGTCACCAACCAGGGCCGAGAAGAAGAACTATTGCAGGTAAGTGGGGCCATTCTCGATGCCCAATTCGACCCCACCCGCCAGGTTCTCTACGTACTGGCCAGTGAGCTGGTCCAGGCTCCACCGGATCCTGATACCTTGCAGTCAGAAGACGCCTACGCTGAGCAACCACTACTGCTGGCCATTACCTTGGCCAACGGTAAAGCTAGCCCGCTGCTGCGCTTGCCCCAGCAACAGCGCATTCACATGAGCGTGGCTCCCGACGGGCGATCGCTCCTGATTGACCTAGATGGTCAAACCACCTCTGAGGGCGAAACCGGCGCGCCCATAATTTGGAACTTACCTCTGGTTCACCCAACGGTCTCCCTCGACGCCGCTGAATCCGCTGAAGGTGCCAACACCACGCCAAGTGCAGCCGAAACCGAGACCAGCGATGCCTCTAGCATGCCTACGGTCACCGATCCAGAGGAGTTTCCTTTTAGTGGCCTCCAGGCCACCTGGTTGCCCTAGAAGCGGTCATCTAGATACTCCTGGCTCCTGGCTAACAATACCTGACCACTGCACCTGCTTTTCTCCCGTGCGGCGGTAAGAGAAAAAGCGGTCGGCTTCTTGAAATGTGCAGTGGGGTGCGATCGCCACCTGCTCCCGACTCAGCCCCAGCTGCTCGAGCTGCCACCGATTCGCCAGCCGCACATCTAGCCGCACCTTGCCGGGGGCGTCATCCTCAAGCACAGGAGCATTTTCGCGCCCTTGCAGGTCTGCCACCACCGCTTCGTCGTTGTCATCGGGCTGAGACCTAATCGTGCGCCCCACCGCTGCCGCCACATCCACAGAAACCTGATAGACCTCCCCCGCGATCGCCGGGCCAATCGCCACCACCAAATCTTCCAACCGGCTGCCCTGGGCCTGTAGCTTGCCCACCGCCACCGGCACAATCGCCTGGGCCGTGCCCCGCCAGCCCGCGTGGATAGCCGAGACCTGGCCGGTAGCCCGATCGCCAATTAGCACCGGGCTACAGTCTGCCGAGCAAACCCAGAGAGATTGAAGCGGGCGATCGCTCATCAAACCGTCGGCCTCAGCCTTCTCCCCCGAATCGAGAACTGGTAGATCAGCAGGGACTAGCACCCGGTTGCCGTGAACCTGCTTCACTCGCTGCACCGTCGCCGTTCCATTAAGGGCCGCCGTCAGAGTCTCTGGAGTTTGGGGCCAAAACTGTCGGGTAAAAAAGCCGTGGGGCCAAGGTTGAAGTAGATCACAGGTGAGAAACGCCTGCCCTTGCCAAGTCTGCCAATGCCAATTTGCCATGTCGCCCCCCGCGGCGGTTGTATACTTGTACGCTGCTATAGCGCTCCCAACTCCATCCGGCGATGCAGAAACCGCCAATGTAGAGAAAGCGTTAAGTTGCAGCGCCGTTCTATCAAGTTCTATTTTGTAGTTCCCTTAACCATCTCCGCAGATTTCCTGGGGTGGTAGCGTAATCAGTACTAGTCAAAGACCTATCCTAATTTCTACATAAAATTCTAGGACGATTAGCGGGTGAACCTAGACCGACTTCGCCAGGCCCTCCTACAGCCATCCAAAAATTTGGGGATAATGCCTGACTATCAGGCATTGCGCCCTCGTTTTCACCTTCACTGGACCGAGCACATCGACTCTACCAACCGAGCGCTGGTGGCCATGATGGCCGATGGCGCTCCGGCGGGTACAGTGCTGATAGCAACCACCCAGCAGGCTGGGCGAGGTCAGTGGGGGCGGCAGTGGCAGTCTCTTCCCGGAGGGCTGTACCTGTCGCTGGGGCTCAAGCCCGATTTGCCGGCCTCTCGTAGCCCATACCTCACCTTGGCCAGTGCTTGGGGTGTGGCCACCAGCCTGGCCAACCTGGGGCTACCGGTGCAGGTTAAATGGCCCAACGATTTGGTTGCAGGCGGTAAAAAGCTGGGCGGTCTGCTGGCCGAAACTCACCTAGAGAGCGGCCGGGTACAAACCGTGGTGATTGGTTTGGGGCTAAATGGGTTTAATCCAGTTCCCGAAACCGGCACTTCGATTCAGGCGCTGATTCAACCGGAATTGCCCCCCGGCCCCTTGAATACCTTGGAGGGCCTGGCCGCGATCGCCCTCTACGGTCTCATGCAGGGTTATCTCCACTGGCAAAACCAGGGAGACGACGCCTTTCTAATCGATTACCAAACTCACCTAGCCAACCTGGGTCAGGGTCTAATCGTAGAAGGTAAAGCGGCAGAGGTCATTGGAGTAGCACCATCGGGTAATCTGCGGGTACGCCTAGCAGCCGCCCATGGCGAAGCGCCAGCGCTCAAGACGCTGGATATTGAACCAGGTAAAGTAACTTTGGGCTACAATGCGTAGCGGCTGATTATATGGTGAAAAGCAATAACACAGAGTCTATTCGAGCGGATAAACTCTCCGGAGTGTATCCTTCAGTAGCTTGGCTACAGATAGCACTGCTCGTGGGGGGTATGGGGCTAACCCAAAACGGATTAGCCATTGCCGGAACTCCTGATACCCCTGACCCCTCTGAGCAAGAGGTGCCAGTTGAAACCTCAGCTGACTATCTCAAGCCGACGAATAGCAGTAGTGCCCACAGGGCTAGTAGCCCTCAAGCAACTCTAAGTTTGCCTGCACCCTCCGTAGCACAGCCTGAGTTTACGCCTCAGCGCCCGTCTACCTCAGCCGTTGTGACATCACCCCCTTCAGCGAGTTCGCCGATGTTCTCTCCGGTTCCCCCGCCGCCCCCAGCGGCTATCACCGTTACTGTTCCGGCCACCCCCACGGCCCCCACTATGGCAGAGAGCTTGCTGAAGCCCGCTATTGCCTCCACACCTGGCGAAGTAGTTGAAACTGAGGTGCCCGCTGCGGCTAGTACTCCCGAGCCAGTTCCGGCCGAAGCCCCCGCTACCGTAGTACCCGAAGCCGTAGTGCCCGAAGCCATCGCTGCCGATGAGTCGGTACCTGCAGGCTACAACAGCGTTTTTGTTGACCCCACCGATTACAGCCTAGGGGCAACCCAGGCTCCCGCAGCTCGACCCGGCGGCTCTCCCAACGTGGTCTTTGCAGAACGCTCTAGCGGCTGCCAAATTACCGTCGCTGCTGGGCAAAGCAGCCCCAGTGCGGCGTGCGGTGCCTCCAGCGCCTCAGCCTCGGCAGCTCAGGGCGCTAGGGCTGCCAGCGCTAGCCAGGGTCAAGGTGAAATTCGGGTTGGCCCCATTGCCGTCAGTTCCCAAGGAGTGCGGCTAGGCAGCACCACCATCGTCAGCCGAGAAGCCCTCAACGAAAAGCTACGCCCCCTCAACGTACTGCGGCGCGGCAATGAAGAATACGTGTTTCCGCTATCAGTGCCTGCGTCAATTTCGTCGCTGTTTGGCTGGCGGATGCACCCCGTCGCCCAGAGCTGGCGCTTCCACTCAGGGACTGACCTTGCAGCCCCTATGGGCACTCCTGTGCTGGCGACTCGGGCTGGGCGCGTCTCAGTATCAGACTTTTTGGGCGGCTACGGCCTAACCGTCATCATGCGCCATGACGACGACAAGCTTGAGTCTCGCTATGCCCACCTCTCTCAGCTCGCTGTAGAAGCTGGGGAATGGGTGGAGCAGGGCGAGGTGGTTGGTTTGGTCGGCAGCACTGGCACCTCCACCGGCCCTCACCTACACTTTGAGCTGCGTCAGCTCACCGGCGAAGGTTGGGTTGCAGTAGATCCGGTTGAGGTCCTTGAATATGGCGTGGCCAACCTGCTAGAGATCATCGACAACCCGATGCTGGCTCTAGGTCAAGGGGCTGCAAAGGCAGCAGAAACCGAAGCTGGTCTGCCCACTGAGTATCCCTTCCGCCCTGCACAGCCCAATGCCAGCTAGATTAGTGCTGCCGGCTGGGTTGCTGTTAGAGAGATTGGGATAGCCGCTATGGGCTACGTCTTTGAGCATCAGGTGCGGTTTCACGAAACTGACGGGGCCGGGGTGGTCTATTTTGCCAACGAATTGGTGATGTGTCATGCCGCCTACGAAGCCTCTCTGGAAGCAGCGGGGCTGGATGTGGGGGCGTTTTTTCGAGCCGAAACCCTGGCCTATCCCATTGTCCATACCAGCATGGATTACCGACGTCCGCTGCGGTGCGGCGATCGCGTCACCATTCACCTCACCCCTACCCGTCTAGACGACAGCAGCTTTGAAATTCAATATCAGCTCACGCTTGAGGATACAGCAGTAGCCCAGGCCATAACCCGCCATGTCTGCATTGAAGTGGCTAACCGTCGCCGCAGTTCGCTGCCTACTGAGATAGAGCAGTGGCTGGCCCAGTGGGATGGTAACTCTCCTGAAGCTGGGCAAGGTTAGTGATAGAAGGTAATTGGCAGGAGTGGCTTTTTGTATGTGGGTATGTGGGGTTTTTGGTGGCGATCGCCGTCCTCGCCCTCACCACTCGCTCACAGCCGTAGCCCAAAGCATCTCGCATGGCCGCTCTAGTTTTGGAATTTGCTACTGCCGCCATCAAGCAAAGCTGCTGGGCTAGGGAGCATCCAAAATTGCCTCGAAAATTCGGCTTTGGTGACCTCGGGTTCTTCAAAGGTAGCCCGCAGCAGAATAGCGTTAACCAGCACAGCATTGCTCAAGTTGCTGCGGATATAGCATACCGGTGGTGAAGTCAGCTCTGTGAAAGTCGGCTTGGGCAACCACAGGTTCCTGTAGGAACACCCAGATTTTGTAAGCCTTTCTTAAAGTCCGCCGTGTTGTTTCCGTAAATTCGCGGTGGTGCTCTCCCCATACAGCGCCCGGTTCGATAACCTAATTACAAGCGCTAAAAGGGCGGCTTAAATTTAGCTTAAACGTCAAATAGGCGTCTCCTGATGGGGTTCCCCCCGGCTACGGCCGGGGGTTTTTATTTGGGGTACGATTGGTTATCGGGAAGGGTCATTGTCTGAGATTTCACGGAGTCTGAGATTTCACCGATCAATTGTACGGAGTGAGGTGCTGGTTGGGAAATCCGGAGACAGCGAGATCAAGACCTGGATTTAGTGGGCACCCTCGGGTATTCACCCTTGACCCTGAACACAGTTGCCCACTATGTATGTTCAGATGACCTTTCAAGTTGGCATCCTGGCACTGGCGGCAGCGATTAACGCTTTAGTCACCAGCATGGCTTGGCATCGCCGAGGGTCGACCCTGGCGCGACAGTATTTCTCGTGGATGATGGCGGCGGCAACCTTCTACGCAGCGGTAGCGGCCATGGAGGCTGGGTCGATTGGCCTGGCGAACAAAATTTTTTGGTCCACGCTGGAATATGTGGGCACAGGCGGCATCATCATTTTCTTTGTGCTCTTTACCGAAGCTTACGTCCACGGGCGATCGCGCTTTACCCGGCACCGGCTGATCTGGCTCAGCCTCTGGCCCCTGATCAAC
The genomic region above belongs to Nodosilinea sp. FACHB-141 and contains:
- a CDS encoding thioesterase family protein → MGYVFEHQVRFHETDGAGVVYFANELVMCHAAYEASLEAAGLDVGAFFRAETLAYPIVHTSMDYRRPLRCGDRVTIHLTPTRLDDSSFEIQYQLTLEDTAVAQAITRHVCIEVANRRRSSLPTEIEQWLAQWDGNSPEAGQG
- a CDS encoding biotin--[acetyl-CoA-carboxylase] ligase translates to MPDYQALRPRFHLHWTEHIDSTNRALVAMMADGAPAGTVLIATTQQAGRGQWGRQWQSLPGGLYLSLGLKPDLPASRSPYLTLASAWGVATSLANLGLPVQVKWPNDLVAGGKKLGGLLAETHLESGRVQTVVIGLGLNGFNPVPETGTSIQALIQPELPPGPLNTLEGLAAIALYGLMQGYLHWQNQGDDAFLIDYQTHLANLGQGLIVEGKAAEVIGVAPSGNLRVRLAAAHGEAPALKTLDIEPGKVTLGYNA
- a CDS encoding M23 family metallopeptidase — protein: MGLTQNGLAIAGTPDTPDPSEQEVPVETSADYLKPTNSSSAHRASSPQATLSLPAPSVAQPEFTPQRPSTSAVVTSPPSASSPMFSPVPPPPPAAITVTVPATPTAPTMAESLLKPAIASTPGEVVETEVPAAASTPEPVPAEAPATVVPEAVVPEAIAADESVPAGYNSVFVDPTDYSLGATQAPAARPGGSPNVVFAERSSGCQITVAAGQSSPSAACGASSASASAAQGARAASASQGQGEIRVGPIAVSSQGVRLGSTTIVSREALNEKLRPLNVLRRGNEEYVFPLSVPASISSLFGWRMHPVAQSWRFHSGTDLAAPMGTPVLATRAGRVSVSDFLGGYGLTVIMRHDDDKLESRYAHLSQLAVEAGEWVEQGEVVGLVGSTGTSTGPHLHFELRQLTGEGWVAVDPVEVLEYGVANLLEIIDNPMLALGQGAAKAAETEAGLPTEYPFRPAQPNAS